In a genomic window of Glycine max cultivar Williams 82 chromosome 13, Glycine_max_v4.0, whole genome shotgun sequence:
- the MP2 gene encoding maturation polypeptide, producing MASKKQEERAEAAAKVAAKELEQVNRERRDRDFGVVAEQQQQHHQEDQQKRGVIGSMFKAVQDTYENAKEAVVGKKEATNNAYSNTEVIHDVNIQPDDVSATGEVRDISATKTHDIYDSATDNNNNKTGSKVGEYADYASQKAKETKDATMEKAGEYTDYASQKAKEAKKTTMEKGGEYKDYSAEKAKERKDATVNKMGEYKDYAAEKAKEGKDATVNKMGEYKDYAAEKTKEGKDATVNKMGEYKDYTAEKAKEGKDTTLGKLGELKDTASDAAKRAVGYLSGKKEETKEMASETAEATANKAGEMKEATKKKTAETAEAAKNKAGEIKDRAAETAEAAKNKTAETAEVTKNKALEMKDAAKDRTAETTDAAKQKTAQAKENTKENVSGAGETARRKMEEPKLQGKEGYGGRGDKVVVKVEESRPGAIAETLKAADQIAGQTFNDVGRFDEEGVVNVERRKK from the exons ATGGCGTCCAAGAAACAAGAGGAGCGAGCTGAGGCAGCTGCGAAAGTTGCTGCCAAAGAACTCGAACAAGTCAACAGAGAAAGAAGAGACCGTGATTTCGGTGTTGTTgctgaacaacaacaacaacatcatcaggAAGATCAACAAAAACGTGGTGTAATCGGGTCCATGTTTAAGGCGGTGCAAGACACCTACGAGAACGCCAAGGAAGCTGTCGTTGGCAAGAAAGAAGCTACTAATAACGCGTACAGTAATACAGAGGTTATTCACGATGTTAACATTCAGCCCGATGACGTGTCGGCAACGGGGGAAGTAAGGGACATATCAGCCACAAAGACTCATGATATCTACGATTCTGCCAcggacaacaacaacaacaaaaccgGTTCCAAGGTCGGAGAGTACGCAGATTACGCTTCTCAGAAGGCCAAGGAAACAAAAGATGCAACGATGGAAAAAGCTGGAGAGTACACAGATTATGCTTCGCAGAAAGCGAAGGAAGCGAAGAAGACGACCATGGAGAAGGGTGGAGAATACAAGGATTACTCTGCGGAGAAAGCTAAGGAGAGAAAAGATGCTACTGTGAATAAGATGGGAGAGTATAAGGACTATGCTGCGGAGAAAGCCAAAGAGGGGAAAGATGCTACTGTGAATAAAATGGGAGAGTATAAGGACTATGCTGCGGAGAAAACGAAAGAGGGGAAAGATGCCACTGTGAATAAGATGGGAGAGTATAAGGATTACACTGCGGAGAAGGCGAAAGAGGGGAAAGATACGACGTTGGGGAAGCTTGGGGAGCTGAAGGACACGGCTTCGGATGCGGCGAAGAGGGCCGTGGGTTACTTGAGCGGCAAGAAAGAGGAAACTAAAGAGATGGCTTCGGAGACCGCCGAGGCGACGGCGAATAAGGCAGGGGAGATGAAGGAGGCAACAAAGAAAAAGACGGCGGAGACCGCGGAGGCGGCGAAGAATAAGGCGGGGGAGATCAAGGACAGAGCCGCGGAGACGGCGGAGGCCGCGAAAAACAAGACCGCGGAGACCGCGGAAGTGACGAAGAATAAGGCTTTGGAGATGAAGGATGCAGCGAAGGACAGGACCGCTGAGACAACGGATGCGGCGAAGCAGAAAACTGCACAGGCAAAGGAGAACACCAAG GAAAATGTGAGTGGTGCAGGTGAAACTGCAAGGAGGAAAATGGAAGAGCCAAAGCTTCAAGGTAAAGAAGGGTATGGGGGCCGTGGAGACAAGGTGGTGGTGAAAGTGGAAGAGAGTCGACCAGGGGCAATTGCGGAAACGCTGAAAGCCGCCGACCAGATTGCGGGACAGACCTTCAACGATGTAGGACGCTTCGATGAAGAGGGTGTCGTCAATGTGGAGCGCcgcaagaaataa